The genome window ACCAATATTAGAAATTATAGATTTAATACCATTTTGACCACCAGATCCACCACTTGTTTTTATTTTTATTTCACCAATTTTTAGATCTAGATCATCATGTATAACTAGTATATCTTTAGGCTCTATTTTGAAAAATTTAGATATTTCTTGTATGGCATTACCACTTAAATTCATAAATGTTAAAGGTTTTTGAAATACCACTATTTCATCATTAATAGTTTCTTTAATATACAGTGAATTGAATTTTTCTTTAAAATTAGTAATATTTTTGTATTTTAAATATTTATCTAGCATAATAAAGCCTATATTATGTCTATTTTTTTCATATTCTTTTCCTGGATTTCCAAGTCCAACTATTAGTTTCATTTTCCTCCTTGTATTTTTATTATATTTATTTTATCATTTTTTATGTTTTTTTTCTATATATTTTTTTAGAAAATAAAAAGTATAAACCTTTTAAAGTTTATACTTTTAACATACTATAATTCAGTGTTATTTTACATTATTAAAATAAATAATACTCTACCTTAATTTTATCTTATCAAAGTATTATCTCTATCTTTTTCTATTTTAACTCCATCTATAAAAAATTCAGTCCCATTTGAAGAAATTTAAATAGAAATATTATTTTTTTATTTTCTAAATTTTTAATCTATTTTAAATATATTTTCTCATAAAAATATAATTAATATCATAAAAATAAATTTATTTTTCACTTCTAACAAATTTAACATTTTTTATAATTAAAAAATTAATTATAGAAATAATAAGTGTCATCAATATTAAAATCAAAACATCCTTATTAAAGTTTAAAAATAGCATTGCTTCCCTTAATCCAGCCAACTGATATGTTAAAGGATTTAAATAAGCAATCATCTTTATAGTTCCACCTACATCAGATAAAATATAATATGCAGGTGCACTAAAATAAATAGGTAGTAGTAATACATTTACTATTAAATCTCTAATCTTATAATTTGGTATCTTTATTGCAATAAGTATACCTAAATTAACCCAAAATAAAGTTATTATAATAATAATAAAATAACCTACAATTAAATTTAAAACAGATATTTTATTAGTAAATTTTGTAAATAATAATAGTATAGGTATTTGTATATTTATACCTACAAGTGCATAAAATGATTTAGAAAGTGTATACGAAAAAATATTAATACCATTTATTAATTTCAAATGTAATAATCCCCACTTATTATCAATAACTGTTCTATATATTACATTAGTTATTTCTCCTACACAAATTATTCCAATTAATCCAGTTAAAGCATATAGTTCATATTCTAATTCTCTTCCTTGATAATTTAAAATACCTATTGTTTTAGATAGTCCTTTAACAAAAAATATATAATAAACTATAGGAAAAATTAAATTAGAGTATAAAGCTGACTTATTTTGTAACAATGCTTTATATTCAAACCACAATCCATATTTCAAACCTTTTAAAAAAGACTTTTTTTCTTTTATTCTCTCAAAATTATTCATTAGCAAACTCCTCTAGCATTCTTTCTCTTAATGTTCCATTTTTAATAAATTCTTCCATCAAACCATCAAAAATTATTTCTCCATCACTTATATAAATAATTCTTTTACAAAATTTTTGCATAAGTTCTAGATCATGAGAAGAAATTATAACTATTTTTTCATTTTCAACTTCTTTTTTTAGATACTTCATTACATTTTCACTAGAAAATACATCTAATCCTGTAGTAGGTTCATCTAAAATATATACTTTGGGATTTTTTAAAAATGCTCTTGCTATTTGAACTCTTTGCAATTGTCCACCTGATAATTCTTCTATAAAATCTCTTAATTTATCTTTTAATTCTAATAATTCTACAATTTGATTAAATAATTTTTCATCTTTAGTATCACTAAAAATTTCTTCCATTCTTATATTATCTTCTACATTCAAATACCAATCAATAACCTGTTTTTGAGATACATAAGCAATATCCTTATATGTATAATTAAAATAAATTTCACCATCAAAATCTTTAATTCCAACCAATGTATTTAAAAAAGTTGTTTTACCAGCTCCATTTTGACCTAATAAAGCAATAAATTCTCCAGTATTTACTTTTAAATTTATATTTTTTATCCCTTTTTTATTATTATAGTATGAATTTAAAGATTTTATTTCAATATCGTTCATATTCTATACTCCTATATTATATATAATCAACATATTTAACACGCATCACTTATATTCTAAAAATAAAATAACATAGACTACCTCCTTTTAATAGTTTAATACCTCAATTTTTTTATTTGTCAAGTTTTTAATATTTAAAAACATATTATATTTATAGTTTATACATAAATATATTATCATAATCTTTATGAATATATTTTTTTATATCATATTCAAATATTTTATTTTTATCTTTTGAAATTTCATCAAACGCTTTCATAAATTTTATTTTTTTCTTTTTTATAATATAAATAGTTTAATATATTTATATATTCTTTTATTTATTATTATTATGTCTGTGAATTCGTGAAAATTATTTATTTATAATACTTTTCATATATTTTTTTCTGTGAGCATTTTTATTGTTTTTGTGATTAATTTTTTATTCTCTTATTATTCAAGTCTATTTCTCAAACTTAGTTTTTGATGTGAATATTTTTTGAAAATCTTGTATTAATGCGAGTTCTATTTTTAATACAAAAAGTGATATATTTAAACAAAATGGCTTAAATAAATAGATTGTTATGTGAATAAGTATGTGAATAAGTGAATAAGTCATATATTTATATATTTTTTAATGATAAATCGATAATTTATTTTACATTTAGCTATTATGTAATTTACATTTTTTGTGTGAACAAAATATTTTTCTCTGTGAATA of Pseudostreptobacillus hongkongensis contains these proteins:
- a CDS encoding ABC transporter ATP-binding protein; the encoded protein is MNDIEIKSLNSYYNNKKGIKNINLKVNTGEFIALLGQNGAGKTTFLNTLVGIKDFDGEIYFNYTYKDIAYVSQKQVIDWYLNVEDNIRMEEIFSDTKDEKLFNQIVELLELKDKLRDFIEELSGGQLQRVQIARAFLKNPKVYILDEPTTGLDVFSSENVMKYLKKEVENEKIVIISSHDLELMQKFCKRIIYISDGEIIFDGLMEEFIKNGTLRERMLEEFANE
- a CDS encoding ABC transporter permease yields the protein MNNFERIKEKKSFLKGLKYGLWFEYKALLQNKSALYSNLIFPIVYYIFFVKGLSKTIGILNYQGRELEYELYALTGLIGIICVGEITNVIYRTVIDNKWGLLHLKLINGINIFSYTLSKSFYALVGINIQIPILLLFTKFTNKISVLNLIVGYFIIIIITLFWVNLGILIAIKIPNYKIRDLIVNVLLLPIYFSAPAYYILSDVGGTIKMIAYLNPLTYQLAGLREAMLFLNFNKDVLILILMTLIISIINFLIIKNVKFVRSEK